A single window of Micrococcaceae bacterium Sec5.1 DNA harbors:
- a CDS encoding amidohydrolase family protein translates to MNQPGLSAGDGPHENVRKVTLYRNGSIYTAADPFATAMVVDGDTVAWVGSEQAATSIADSTMDIIDLRGALVAPGFVDSHAHLTETGLALAGLSLTGLRSSRELLDAVAAAGGTGTVFGHGWDETTWQDATLPTLEELEQASGGRQVYLSRIDVHSALVSSSLAASAGLAGMDGFTVDSGRVVRTAHTAARLAARRLSKAERSGYQEQALHYAASNGYVALAEMSAPHICGPEDLHMAMSWNRQAGKPQVLPYWGELASSEDHARRILDSVGPEVLGLAGDLNIDGSIGSRTAALRQDYSDAPGQRGNVYLSVDEVAKHLAACSLLGIQGGFHIIGDAGLDVALEALDAAADEVGEQRIRAAGHRFEHVELADQSAVEKLAKYSVTVSMQPAFDALWGGPGRLYEQRLGGRSKAMNTFASFYASGVPITFGSDSPVTPLSPWSSIRACLEHSNPDQRISARAAFLGHTRAGWRATKHRNPLMGQLVPGAPASFAVWEIEELMVQVADSRVQSWSTDPRARTPLLPALDTGSDPVCLQTVREGQELFAHESLRV, encoded by the coding sequence ATGAACCAGCCAGGCCTGTCCGCCGGCGACGGCCCCCACGAAAACGTTCGCAAAGTGACCCTTTACCGGAACGGTTCGATCTATACCGCTGCCGATCCGTTCGCTACCGCCATGGTGGTGGACGGTGACACGGTCGCGTGGGTGGGTTCCGAGCAAGCGGCAACATCCATCGCTGATTCCACCATGGACATCATTGATCTTCGGGGAGCCCTCGTGGCGCCGGGCTTTGTTGACTCCCACGCGCACTTGACGGAGACGGGCCTCGCTTTGGCTGGACTGTCCTTGACGGGCTTGCGTTCTTCCCGGGAACTGCTGGACGCCGTTGCTGCCGCTGGCGGTACCGGGACTGTCTTTGGGCATGGCTGGGATGAAACAACCTGGCAGGATGCCACCCTTCCAACGCTTGAAGAGCTGGAACAGGCCTCGGGCGGCAGGCAGGTTTACCTTTCCCGCATTGACGTTCACTCCGCCCTCGTTTCATCCTCCCTTGCGGCGTCGGCAGGCCTTGCTGGCATGGACGGCTTCACGGTGGACAGCGGCCGCGTAGTCAGGACAGCCCACACCGCCGCCCGCCTCGCGGCCCGGCGCCTCAGTAAGGCCGAACGGAGTGGGTATCAGGAACAGGCCCTGCATTATGCGGCTTCCAACGGCTACGTTGCCTTGGCTGAAATGTCGGCCCCACACATTTGCGGGCCGGAAGATCTTCACATGGCCATGTCCTGGAACAGGCAAGCCGGCAAACCGCAGGTGCTGCCGTATTGGGGCGAGCTGGCTTCATCGGAAGATCATGCCCGCAGGATCCTGGACAGCGTGGGCCCCGAGGTCCTGGGCTTGGCGGGAGATCTGAACATCGATGGTTCCATTGGTTCGCGGACAGCTGCCTTGAGGCAAGACTATTCCGATGCGCCAGGTCAACGGGGCAACGTGTATCTTTCAGTGGATGAAGTCGCCAAGCACCTTGCTGCATGCTCGCTGTTGGGCATCCAGGGCGGTTTCCACATCATCGGAGATGCAGGACTTGATGTTGCGCTTGAGGCATTGGACGCAGCAGCTGACGAGGTGGGGGAGCAGCGGATCCGCGCGGCGGGTCACCGCTTTGAACACGTTGAGCTCGCCGACCAGTCCGCCGTCGAGAAGCTGGCCAAGTACTCCGTGACTGTCAGCATGCAGCCGGCATTCGACGCTCTCTGGGGAGGCCCCGGGCGACTCTACGAGCAACGACTCGGCGGCCGCAGCAAGGCAATGAACACGTTTGCGTCCTTCTACGCCAGCGGAGTTCCGATCACCTTTGGCAGCGATAGCCCGGTCACACCGCTCAGCCCTTGGTCCAGCATCCGGGCTTGCCTGGAACACAGCAACCCGGACCAGCGCATTTCAGCCCGCGCGGCTTTCCTTGGCCATACGAGGGCGGGCTGGCGGGCCACCAAACACAGGAACCCTCTCATGGGCCAACTCGTCCCTGGCGCGCCAGCAAGCTTCGCGGTATGGGAAATTGAGGAACTC